The Hordeum vulgare subsp. vulgare chromosome 4H, MorexV3_pseudomolecules_assembly, whole genome shotgun sequence genomic interval CATTTCCAGTTCACAGAAGTTTACAACATTACTAGTTATGTACCATGACTTTTTACTACTTTTTGAACACACATTTTTTTAAACATTGTTGGACAAGGATACAACATTTCTTTTGCACAACAATCATATTGAGTTTGACAGCAGGAGTCTTTTTAGCATACTGGCATTGCAACACAAGCATTGACTAACATACTTAAATGGACATTACTTCATATTTTTGGGGATACATATATTTCTGAACATTTGACTACCATATTCAACACAAGCATTATACTTCATATCTTTTCTGAATACTGTATGATTGTATTTTTACAGCAACCATACTGATTTTTTAACCGGGCAAAGACTACCATGCTCAACTCAAAAAACCATAGAATCACAAGCATTGCTTCATATTTTGACATCATGACTTTTTTTAGCATAGTAACATTGCAACATAAATGTTTTTTTTACAGAGTAACTCACCACATCTGCTGTGGAACCATACGTCTGATTTTCTGAGAATAATACGGTTGGATTTATGTAGCTGGATGCATCTGAGCTTCGAGCAAAAGTTGAAGCAGCCATGTCTATGTAGATGTGTTGCGTCATGGTGGTCCAAACAGTGGGTGGGGAGGGCGGAGTCGTTTGGCGGCTGTGGCATTACAATTAGGTGCAGGCGAGCGAGATCTGCCGCAGGTCGCCGGTCGGCGATGGGGTGTGGGGGGATGGAACGGCGACAGAGGGTGACGGGCAGGAGGGTGGGTGGGGAGAGCGGAGTCGCCGCAGGTCGCCAATCGCGTCACCGCCCGCGATCCGTGGGGATTCAGGTGGGGCGGTGTCGGGATATACGTTTCAATGCAGCAAGCAAAATGCTGCGAGGTGTGTCGACGCGCGGCTGCTCAGGTGGGGCGGTGTCGGAACTTAATCCGACGAGGGGGCTCGACGCATGGGACGGGGGCTTACGGATTTGTAGCAGCCGCCTTACTTAGCAGTCCAGCGGGCCACGCTCCGACCAGCCCAATTCGCTCGCACTTCTTCTTCCTTCGTTCACCTCAATTCGTCCCCCTTCCTCCAGAAAAATAAGAACTTTTGCCCCTCCGCGACGGCGAGCCGCCGCCACTCTCCACCCTCCCCCGCCCTCCTCCGCCCTAGTCCCTATTACCTGGCTGCTGCGCTCCTTCCCCTAAAAAGGAAAAATATTCCCCGTCCTTCCTTGCGCTCCCAGTCTGTGCCGCgcgaccgccgccgccgcctgccctcTCCCGGCGGTCGGCTCCGTGTACAAGGGCTCTCCTGGTGCTACCCCGGCCGCCGAGTGCATACCAAGATGCCCGGTACGAATTCGGACCCTCAGTCCGGCCCAAATATACGGCGCGGTTCGTGTCCCTTGTTTCCCAGGCAGCCAGGCTGATTTATTGTTGTTCTCTTCTTGTTAATTTTGTAGCcggggagaaggaggagcgggTGACCATGGAGGTCACCGACGAGATGCTCAAGACCATGGAGGTCGGCTTGGCCTTCCGGGACTATGTAAGGGCTGCAATCCGTTTCTCTTACCTGCTGGAATTATGAACTATCCCTTTTTGCTTTATCCTTTCTCGAAAAGCAAGAAGCTCATGGGGGCAGCTGATTGTCTTAGGGTATGTTTGGGTTGCCACCAATGTCTGCCCTACCATATTTTGCTCATTGCCAACTTTTTGGCATGCCATTGCTCCTTTGGCAATCTAGTTCATTTTTCTAGCCGATTTTGGCCAACTTATGGGCAAGCAAAACCTCAACCTAAATCACAAACCAAACACTCCCTTAGTACTGGAGCAACTTACATTGGTCCGAAGAGGGGTTTGTAAGGCCTCGCTTGGAAACTCGTTTTGTTTTTACAGGTGTAATAGTTTACAGAGGTATTATACCGGTCATAAGTATAAAACCAGGTGAAAACTAAACCGGTGGGTGGAGGTGTGTGTTTGTTTTACAAGTGTATTCGGCACAAAAATGGCATCCCAAGCAGGGCCTAATAGTGTTATTAGGTTTTGTAAAAGAAAAAAGTAGTGTTTTTTTTTCATTGATCAGAAGATGGATTGAAATAGTGCTTCCAGTAAGGACTTAGCTAATCCAAATTCCAAAGGTGTAGAGATGCTTATGGATTTAGTTTAGATTACTGCACACAAATGGATTCTCTCTTTGTTTACTGCAAGGATACAAATACACAGAGTTTGAAATGTACATTAGACAGTACAGTGCCTAATGAGTTTGTTTTAGTAGTCCTTTTTTTTAACATTAATTAGATACCATAATATCGAGTTACAAACATTGTTTTAAACTAACTAAGAACAAGTTGCTGAGCTTGAACATAACAACAGCCACCTCTTAGAAGTGAGCTCCTAATTTTGTATTTGAGAAGTCTCTTCTTTCAAAGAAGCTTGCATATGATGAATGtttatactccctccgatccatattagtTGTCGCTCAAACGGATGTATCTAGCACTGAAGTACGTCTAGATATAGTAACTTAATTTTATGGCAGATTGGCATCATTAGGCACTATAATTTCCAagtggagggagtattattttttAGCTTACATATAGTAACTTAATTTCACTTTACATTGCATCTTTTCCAGATCATGACATATTTCACTTTACCTGTAGTAACTTGATATTGTGCTATACAATAATTTTATGGCAGATTGGCAGAATTAGTTCTATGGATTTCCACAGCAAGTCCACAAACTATCTTGTGACAGCCAGTGATGATGAATCAATACGCCTATATGACATTCAAAATGCTGTGTGAGTACAAATCATTACTTAATTTTCTTCTGTATTTCATGTTGTATTATCATGTAAAGGGCTTGATTAGATATTATTAGGCACAAGACACAATTTCCTAAGATCTAGTGTTGATATTTGGTTTGCTAGTTGTTCAGTTAACTATATAATACATTATGTTATTGTTAGATTTGTTTAATATGCAATGGTTTGGGTTAGGCTTATACTACACTTGGCTTTTGAAAATGATTTGTTCGACAACTATATGTGGTAGAACCAATATTTGAAAGCAGTCTAATAACTAATCAGAGATATAATTTGATATATATCTGACCGGGAATACACATGACGCCACTCCAAGTCAGCTGTCACCTCTCCTGAGGCGGCCTCTCCAATGGGTCCGGCCTGGCATTCTCTATATGCCTAATGCCTGGGCCCCACATGACTATTGTATTTATTTTAATAGTAGTTAGGAAATTTCCTAGTATGGAATTGGCTCGATGCATATATACTATTGTAGCaattttaaatttttttatgTAGTCAGTAATGTATTAGTCCGTTATATGTATTTGATTTCTAACGAAGTTAGAAATTTCAGATGTTTGAAGACCATTAATAGCAAAAAGTATGGGGTTGAACTGGTGTGCTTCACTACAAACCCAACTCTTGTCTTGTACTCCTCGAAAAATGGCTGGGATGGTATGTAATGTACCTTCTATTCGCTTAAGAGTGATTTTAGACCTATACTGAAAAGAATGCACTTTTGCAGAATCTCTGCGTCTACTCTCTCTGAATGATAACCGTTTTGTAAGATATTTCAAAGGCCATCTTGACAGGTCCGTTGTACGCAAGACAAATTATGGCAGCATATTTCAGTTAATCTAACGCGAACAGAAAATCCTTACGCTGTCTGCCTTTTCCAGGGTTGTTGCTATGTCATTATGTTACGAGAAAGACAGTTTTCTCTCTGGTTCACTTGATCGAACTGTTCTCCTATGGGATCTGAGGGCTGACAAAGCACAGGTACAGCTATTGATACTGTAAACTAGAAAATACTATCTAATAAAACCTCTTTCCGATTGATCTCTCGGCCATTTCACTTAACAAGCTGCAATTACAGTTAACAGAGCTATTATGGATTTGTTTCTACCTTTTCTTTTCTCTGTTAAACTATCTTAGTCTCCTTCAGATGATTATCCTGAAGCTAAGTATACCAAGTACTACAGTTGGGACCGAATCCTTAGCATCCCTGTGGTTCTCAATATTTTTTTGTTCCAGGATGATCATTATTGGATTCTGTATTCCTATTTTAAAGGCACAAGGTGTATTGAATATGGTCAATTTAGTTTATCTGGATTTCTTAACATCTAAACACATATGGTGGAGCCATAGGTGAATATTCGATGATTTCTGACTAGTAAATTGTTCCCTTTGGATTTTGTAGGGCTTGCTACGTGTGCAAGGGAGGCCTGCAGTTTCATATGATGATCAGGGTTTAGTTTTTGCAGTTGCTTACGGTGGTTATGTAAGGATGTTTGATGCTCGAAAATTTGAGAAGGTAGTGGTGGTTGACTGTGTTGTTTGACTTGAATTGTTCGATACATTTTAACCATCTTACATCCCTATAGGGGCCTTTTGATATTTTCTCCGTTGGTAATGATGAATCAGAAGCCAATATGATAAAGTTCAGCAGTGATGGAAGGCGGCTTCTTTTAACCACCAAAGCAGGGTGTATTCATGTGCTAGATTCATTTCATGGCAACAATGTAAGCATTTGAGCTACCGACTGTACTTTAAATAACGCAGGCTAAGGGACTTAGAAAACACTCATACGACCTCTTTTTTTGCAGCTAGCAACTTACAATGTTAAGCCAGCTGTAACCAATTCGCCATTGGAGGCATCATTCAGCCCTGATGGAAACCATATCATATCTGGTTAGAAACCTTTCCCTATCACCCTTTCCTATCATCACTCCATTCTCTTTTTCTAAATCAGTAAACCTattcattttttatttattttttggttcTTGCAGGCTCCGGTGATGgtagtgtttttgcttggagtgttagAAGTGGAAAGAAGGTATGGAAGAACCTGGCATGTAACCTTTATAGTTAAATTACACAGTACTATTTATATGTTTTAGTTGTGTAAGCGATATACAATGATGGTCTCCTGCAGGTTGCGCGCTGGGGGAGCACAGATAACGAGCCACCACTGGTTAGGTGGGCTCCAGGATCGCTGATGTTCTTGACTGGATCTTCAGAACTATCCTGCTGGGTCCCGGACCTATCAAAGCTGGGATCGTTTGCCGCTACTAAGTAAATTGATTGTTCTTGTAAGTTTGCATACATTACTTTTATTCATCTGCATAAGAGTAATTTGATTTTCCCATGTTAAGAAGAGAACTTGTTGTTTTCTGTAGATACTGACATTTGACGGATCAATGTGGCTTATCAAGTATGCATATCTATGTAGCAAGGATGATCAACTTTCCACAGGCATTCAGCTGTGAATATGAGGAAGAATAAGCTGTAGCACATTGTATGTCTAGATGTTGGCCTCTCATCTCTCATGTGTCGTTAGGTTTTCTGCGACACTGTTTGCCTTGGTAGAGTGTATGTATAACTGTAAAGTAAGCTCCTCATTGCGCACAGATGTGACATTGAATTGAAACTATGAGCTGTGTGAACAGGATTTTGCGATTTATCGTGTTTTATTATAGTATCATGTAGCACTGCACTCAGTATGATGTCAGTAGCTGACATTACTGTTTCCAAGTGTGAGCTTGCCTTTTGTAACGAGGTGAAATAGTGATATTAATATTTGAACCATGCATCAGTTAGACATGGGCTCTCTTCGGTCTCCGTACACATTTTGAAGGATGTCTCTTGATAAAAAAAGGCAAATGTTAAAAATCTGTGATTTTTAGCGTTTGGCAGCAAATGTCCAGATTTGCCATGCGAAAACAGATAAATTTGTCATGTTGTAAGATTTGTCATGTTCTAAAGTGAAAATCATCATGTTATATAAAAAATTGTCAGAGAAATTGCCATGCTTCAGCAAGTGAATGCCATGCGTTCGATCGGGATCCAATGTTGAGGGCGTCAGATTAGCCAGATTTATACTGAAAAAAAGCGCCAATGCTCAGAAGAAGCTTAATGCTAGAACACCTCTGTAACTCACAAGAAGTGCAAGAACCGCTATACTATCAAGAGTAAAAAACACTAGTAACATACAATGCAAAAACAAGCAGAAATTTGCCATGCTAATCAACCTGTACTGATATACAAATGCTGCTGAGAAAATGCGCAATGTGAAAAGTTAGCCTAGTCATTTCCATTTTCCATTTCCTGGTCTGCTGAGCAAACGGCCCTTGCTCGCCATCTTCCCTTCGTTTCTGCAGGTCATGGTTTCCATGCTGCCATGCTGCTCAGATGTGCTAACAGGCTTGCGACGAAACTTCTGATCTCAGATCACCATCGGCCGTCGCCTGGATCTGCGCAGCGTACTGCAGGTTCCAGAGAACCTCTTCGATGGAGGGCCGGGTCGAAGATTCAACGGATAGGCATTTGATCGTGATGGAGACCACCATCGAGAGTGAATCCTGCGATGAGGTCCCAAGCACGACCGGGTCCAGAACGCGCTCACGCTCTTCCTGGCATGATAAAGACAGAACCTGCAGATACAGGCAAATATTTCTCAGACAGTGAATTATTAGTTTTTCGGCAGTAAGCGTTTGTACAATCAAAACGTATTCATGCTGGTTTCAGACAGATGTGGGGCCCATTAGCCGAAATACTTGATCATTCATGCATTAAGCAGTTCACTTTTAGTAAATGCATGCTAACTGGATTCTGTATTATTGCCGATTATTTTCCCTGTAAGCAGCATCACTGAGAATGTTCGTGCATTAAACATATCACTTTTAGTTTACTACACATGTCTACTACATAGATCTTTCCAATATATCTCTAAGAAATCTAAGCCAACCCTACAATCCCTTTCTGGGTAGGCAAGTAATTGTGCTATAACCATGTTAGCAAAAACATACTATGTGTGTACTAAGTACTAACAGTGATAAACCATAGGAAACCCCGCTTTCTTTAGTTATCAGATGAAGCATAAAAACAGTAGTACGTGCCTCTTTGGAGCGCAGATTCTACAAGAGCATGGACGGAAGAACATAGGATTGGAGTCATGGCTTGTGAAATCAATTTTTTACTGTAGGCTTGTGAAATGATTGTCATGTAAAACCCAGAAAACAAGCATACTGAGTATTGCATAGCCAAATAAAACATGAATATGAGGCACGAGGCAGGATCCATCTAAATATTCACTACAAAGCAAGAGGGGGAAACATACCAGTTCACTTAAAATAAAAGGATCTCCTTTTCTATGTAATTTTGAGCCCATAAGTGCTTCAAGTATAATGCAACCAAAAGAACATACATCATCCTGCAAAGTTTCCCTACAAAAACATCGATAGATGTTACAGTTTCGACATGGCTGAGCATcagtttatagaatgcttcaactCTATAACCAGATTTGCTTATCTATTTGAGTAAATTGGTGCAATGGTAGATGAATCGGGGACTTACAATTCTTCAGCATTATTTTGTATGTATCTCTGCCCTTCTCCTATTGCCTGTAAACCCAAAGAACTATTGGCATTAAAAAAAAGCATGGACTATCCTTAATGTACGTGTATATTAAATAATAGGGGATCAAACATGATATGATGATTTCGTTTAAATGGCAAGCGAACCTCATGTTTGTATATCTCCTCTGTGATTATGGACAAACCGTAGTCGCTCAGTTTTGCAATGTGGTGTTCATCAAGCAAAATATTAGAAGTTTTCAACCGATTATACAAGGAACCAGGAATTATTCCTGTATGTAAGAAATGAACAGCCCTTGCAATGCCAATCAGCACATGCAGTCTATCACACCATTTCAGTGTTTTCTCAGGAGTAGAGCCTGCCAAGAAGGGCATGCACAAATAAAGAAATTAGATAGTTGAATGGTTATCAATTCATATAACATTAATTGCCATATTTAGGTGTAGTTCCTTACCAGAAAGATAAGAAGAGAGTGTCGCATTAGGTACATATTCATAAACAAGAAAAACCCTTTTTACACTTGATTCATCAACTGCATTGTCAATACAGTGCCCCAAGAGGCAAACTAAATTTGGGTGGCGAAGCTTCGCAAGTAGATCTAAACGAAGCTTTAGATTTCTTATTGAATATCTGTGGTGCAATGCCAAACATCTTATTGCAATCACGGTCCCATTCTCTAGTTTTCCCTTGTATAGCTGAAGATCAAGGAAAAAAGAAGTGTATGACAACCAAGCTGTAACAAATGCAACACAAAAGTAGTATGGCTATAGGAACTTCAATGCTAGGAAATTTTCCAATTTGTATCACTAGGAAGTTGAGTAATTATGTTCTTAACATTTTTAGAAAGTACATTTATTATGCATCTAATATCTGATGTAAATTCGAATTGAAATTGGTGAATCTATGAACAAATCAGCAAACCTTTCCAATGGATCCCTCGCCTAAAAATGCTGATCGTTCAAAACATTTGGTTGCTTCTTTGAGCTCTTCTAAAGAAAATGCACGGTGTGTGGGCATTATTTGCGACCCAAACTTCACAGCCTGAGATATGTACCCTGCAATGAAGAGAGCTAGAAAATGATTCAAAGTGACACCAAATAAAGAAGTGAAACTTTCTCTTTTTGCTCATTCAGGGAGGTATTTGCAAATACGATATCAGAATTTCTTCAAAACATGGAAGTACCACCATCATTATGCCATTCAGCTGAAGCACATTTGGATACAGTTACAAGGTATAGGATAGTGGAGAGTACGTATAAGATAGGAACAAAGGCAGGATAGTTAACATGTAAAAGTCTGTTGATTAACATTCTCTGTATAAAGCATCTGAACTCGTAAAATATCACATTTGCTTCATCTAAATAAGAAAGAAATGGGCCGGCTAACTCCACacatttttgtaaaaaaataaGGAAACTATGTGATTCATACATGACACATGTGAACGTCCAGTAAGACcttaagagggggggggggggggggggggggtgtataAATGCAATATTACTGGGAACAAGTCTTACTTGCACTTTCTAGCAGTTCAGAAGACATTCCTGAAGTCGAATTATCTTGCATTTGCTTTTGCAGTAACTGTTGTTCTGCTGTAACTCTCTGACAGTTTCTTTTGTTTGATGCCATTAATAGAAGAGAAAGAACAAGCACAATCAGCACTATACCGACAATAGTAACCACAAGTCCAACATCCTTGCTTGATCTTCTCCCCTTATGAGGTTGTTGACAATAGTTAGCTTCATGCTGGTGTTCAGGGTCAGCACTAAAGCAATTCCCGTCGAACTTAACAACCCTGTTATTCAAGTTGGCACTTAGACAAGCAGGCAGGTCACCTGTGATTCGGTTAGTAGACAAATCAACAAAGCCCAGGGTGCTGCTGCATGTTAAACTACTCGGAAATGATCCACTGAGCATGTTTGCTGCCAGGTTCAAATAACTGATGTTTGGGAGATCAAAGAGTTCTTGAGGAGGACTGCCCTCAAGAAAGTTGAATGAAAGATCGAGGTGTTGAAGCCTTTTCAGTTGACCAAACTTTTCCGGAATAACACCCTTGAATGAGTTCTTGCTAAGCAAGACTGTTACCAATGCTGTAGGCATGTCTGGAAGCTCTCCGTATAACTCGTTGTCCCTCAAATCCAACATCTCAAGTTTTACCAAACTACCCAAACCTGGAACCTCGCCTGAGATATTGTTGCCGGCAAGAGCTAGCTCGGTAAGCATTGTAGCTTTACCAACTGCTGCTGGTATTGACCCTTTCAACCGGTTACGCTGAATACGAAGGACCGTAAGGTTTGAGAGCGAACCAAACCAGTCTGGCAGAGTTCCGTTGAAGTAGTTACCATCCAGTGTCAGGGTCTGAAGCCTCGACATGGCCGACAGCTTCGGAGGGATCGAGCCGTACAGAAAATTTGAGCTCAGATCAAGCACTTGAAGCGAAGACAACCGGTGAATCTTGTCGGGGAGAGGGCCCCATAAGCCCAAAGACACCAAGATCACAACCCGCAAGGTAGTTAACCTTGTCAGCGTAGTGACAAATGAATCGATAACAAAGGCTTCAGAGAGGCTGACATTTGGAAGAGGATAGCCACTGAACTTTGGTGGCTTAGTGATCCTATCACCGACTATCTTGAGCTCGGTAACGGCATCCCCCTCGCATGTTACGGTGACCACCGAAGTGGGCTGAGTGTAGCAGGGGTTACCACTTGGGTTATTCCAGACGTCCAGCTGCCTAGGGTACTCCAGCTGCTTCCTGAGCTGCTGCAGCAGCTCACTTTCTGAGGACTGCTCACTTGTTCGGGATAACATCAAACAGGTTATGGCCATCACAAGGGCACTTAACTGCCAAGCCATTGGAGCCAAAGCTTTGTGCCCAAGACTGTATCTTACTTCAACTGTCTGCCTGTGTATCTTGGCAAGTTGTGCGCTTTCCAATTTCTCAGCCAGGAGTTTCAGAGTTTCAGCCAGGACTTTGGTACTGAAAGGCAGGATGGAGAATCGCAGCAGCAAAATTGCTCGTTGAAAGGCAGGATGGAGAATTGCAGCAGCAAAATTGCTCGTTGAAAGAACTTTGCTTTTATTGATCTCACAGTACAGCTTCCTGCGCGAAAATTAACAATTTTCAGTAAGTTGGTGAGGATGAAATAATGAAGGCCAAAAGCAAATGTGTCTTATCCTAAGAGAAGGATAGCAAATCTGTCACAGAAGCTGATTGGCATGATATCGCTCACCGTGAAAACACCTCAAACTATTTTGGCGGCGGGACGCAGCAAATCTCAAACAAAGTGTAGTCCAGTTTGAATTTGAACAAGAAAAGCAGGGTGGATAATTTTTACTCGTTAGCAGTAAAAATATATTTGAAGGTGCAGGCCTTTAAAACTGTTTGGACCCGACAAAGAAAATGACATGCTGTGACAACTACAGGGGGGAGCATTGATTTTCAATAATTGCACAGCAGCAACTACAGTAAATTGAACATATCCTACTTCAAATGCAGATATCTCAAACTCTTTGGTTAATTTTTGGAGGAATGTTAAGACTCCCCTTGCAAGCAAAAACCAGAAGGGGGGAAAATGACGAACACGTAAGATACTGTACGAATCTGAGCTTGCAAGCAAaaacttgaagaagaagaaacaggcaACGAAGGaagcaaacttgaaggcaaaacaaATTTGCGGTAGGGAAAGGAAAATTGTAATAATCTCGTTGTGTGCATCTTTCAGCTTTGGATGTTCTCTTCCACAGTATTATTTACACACacaattttttttcttcaaaatggAAGCATTACAGGGGGAAATGGAAAATGCATAGACTTCACTCAAATCACACACAGAAACATGGCagaatcacacacacacacacacacacaaacagaaACAGGAGTAACAAGAACGGAAGCACCGCAGAGAACCTCTGACCTGAATGCCGGCCGCCGGGGGTTCCCAAGAACCACCGCCGCAGAAGCTTCCCCTCCTCCTTGCTCACACCCAAGGTCAGGAGCGGGCAAGaatggagggagggagaggcgGGGCAGGTGAGACGCGCGGCTGCCCGCGGCGCGAGAGACgatggctgctgctgctgctgcttgcttgCCTCAGGGAGAGAAACGCAGGTGGCGAGAGCGCCCCAATGCGCAGCACATGGGGATCTCTCACCCGCCTCCCCCAGCAAGCGAGTCGAGAGCCGGCGACGGGCCTCCACCTGCAAGCGATTAATGGCCCGTCGGCGGGGTGACAGACGCTCGCACAGCCGAGCCAACGCTACTCCTGCCCAGCTGCTGCCTACCGCTACACCTCACCTCACCAAGGGGAGAGATGAATCGAGCAGCAGCCATCCTCCATTGTTACTGGTTTTACTTACTCGGGAGACGGGGCCGAGCGAGCAATGAAAGCACGAGCCGGAGGCGGAGTGGTTGGGGCAGCAGAGTAACCCGCTTTTAATGTCTTTTTTGACTGCCGACTGCGCCTCTGGGAGCGGTGGCTGCGGGTGCGGGGGGAGTGAAGGCAGGCAGCCGTCTCGTCTGGGATCGTCTGCGCTCTGCCGAAGCAGTGGAATTTTGCCGTAAGTCTTGGCAGATGGGTTGATCTGTGTGTGTGATCTGATCGTTGCCTATGGTCCACGGTTTTGGTTGGACGCTACCAAGGAGTTTGTCCTTGTATTTTTCAcgctagtagtagatgcataaaagaAGGGTGTCCATTCTTGGTTCAAATGAAAATCTGTGTTGTTCTATGCACACCATCCTTCGACCAACCAAGAGGCTTTGTGGAATTGGAAAGCCAACATTAGCATTTAGAGCGCCCAGACTCATGCCACCCCTCCCCCCTTAACCCTAGAAGtagtcatcgtcgccgtcgccgcctctAATCTCCTCGTTGTCGTCGGAGCGCGCCGCTGGGCAAAGCCTAGACGGGGGATGATGCCTCTCGGCTGCTGGCGACGTCGGTGGCCATTGGGTCCTCTCTCGAGCATGGGGGTTGCGGGGATGTGCGCATGGCATGGAGCCCTTGGCAGGGTGTTGCGCGAGGAGTCGGATGGGGCGGGGCGGGCACGGGTGTTGTTGTTCGGTGACGGGAGTTGCCGGCTGCCTGACCGCCCCCGTCGGGATCTGGGTTGTCTAGATATGATGGGGCGGCGCCCGCCTCCCGCCGGTGCGATGCCTGGTAGTGGGCTAGGGTCGTGGATTGGTCGACGGTGTAGGAGTTTAACATGGTCATCCGTCCGTGATCAGTTGCTCCTTGCACGAGGTCAGGCCAAGGCAGGAGCTTGCTGGTCGATTGGGGGGGGGGATCTACACGTTATGGCGTCAGTGAAGGATCGTGACGGTGGTGGTTGGGATAGCGATGGCCGGGCGTTGGATCGGTGTTAAAGCTCGCGAATGTGGCATCATGTGAGTTGATGACTCTATGACGGTCGTCGGCAACCACATGATCATATCTCCCCTCGGTCCACCAAGAAGGGAGAGGATCGCAGGCTTAGGCACCCCTACGGTGGTGGCGTCGACCCAGGCTCTAGGGCCGATATCGGGCTTTTTCTGCCGCATTTTTTACATTGTGGAGTGGGCGAGTGGCGATGTCTCGTAGTTTGGATGACAGGACGGCGACCCTGGAAGGTGG includes:
- the LOC123447758 gene encoding protein ANTHESIS POMOTING FACTOR 1, giving the protein MPAGEKEERVTMEVTDEMLKTMEVGLAFRDYIGRISSMDFHSKSTNYLVTASDDESIRLYDIQNAVCLKTINSKKYGVELVCFTTNPTLVLYSSKNGWDESLRLLSLNDNRFVRYFKGHLDRVVAMSLCYEKDSFLSGSLDRTVLLWDLRADKAQGLLRVQGRPAVSYDDQGLVFAVAYGGYVRMFDARKFEKGPFDIFSVGNDESEANMIKFSSDGRRLLLTTKAGCIHVLDSFHGNNLATYNVKPAVTNSPLEASFSPDGNHIISGSGDGSVFAWSVRSGKKVARWGSTDNEPPLVRWAPGSLMFLTGSSELSCWVPDLSKLGSFAATK
- the LOC123447759 gene encoding probable inactive leucine-rich repeat receptor-like protein kinase At3g03770; the protein is MAWQLSALVMAITCLMLSRTSEQSSESELLQQLRKQLEYPRQLDVWNNPSGNPCYTQPTSVVTVTCEGDAVTELKIVGDRITKPPKFSGYPLPNVSLSEAFVIDSFVTTLTRLTTLRVVILVSLGLWGPLPDKIHRLSSLQVLDLSSNFLYGSIPPKLSAMSRLQTLTLDGNYFNGTLPDWFGSLSNLTVLRIQRNRLKGSIPAAVGKATMLTELALAGNNISGEVPGLGSLVKLEMLDLRDNELYGELPDMPTALVTVLLSKNSFKGVIPEKFGQLKRLQHLDLSFNFLEGSPPQELFDLPNISYLNLAANMLSGSFPSSLTCSSTLGFVDLSTNRITGDLPACLSANLNNRVVKFDGNCFSADPEHQHEANYCQQPHKGRRSSKDVGLVVTIVGIVLIVLVLSLLLMASNKRNCQRVTAEQQLLQKQMQDNSTSGMSSELLESARYISQAVKFGSQIMPTHRAFSLEELKEATKCFERSAFLGEGSIGKLYKGKLENGTVIAIRCLALHHRYSIRNLKLRLDLLAKLRHPNLVCLLGHCIDNAVDESSVKRVFLVYEYVPNATLSSYLSGSTPEKTLKWCDRLHVLIGIARAVHFLHTGIIPGSLYNRLKTSNILLDEHHIAKLSDYGLSIITEEIYKHEAIGEGQRYIQNNAEELETLQDDVCSFGCIILEALMGSKLHRKGDPFILSELVLSLSCQEERERVLDPVVLGTSSQDSLSMVVSITIKCLSVESSTRPSIEEVLWNLQYAAQIQATADGDLRSEVSSQAC